From Fibrobacter sp. UWR2, a single genomic window includes:
- a CDS encoding virulence RhuM family protein translates to MAKNEEKGEIVLYQPEGEVRLEVRVENETVWLTQAQMAELFDTDRTSITKHIRNIYQIGELDEISTCAKIAQVRIEGGREIARKMPFYNLDMIISVGYRVNSISGVKFRRWANQVLKDYMLKGYAVNQRKIATDLQIVDRLHEQRQLIENQGAEIADVRKSVTEQDSRLSAVEQRIDFFVNAAQAPTGGILATGTRFDGFVLIADLVKSAKRSVVFIDPFATIEVLKFAAMRAKGVQAIVYSARITPEFRAAADLHKKQYPGLDLKTMRTIHDRFLLVDDKVYHFGASFKDMGNEMTAFSVLDFVTPVEVIEKIQESMKGR, encoded by the coding sequence ATGGCGAAAAACGAAGAAAAAGGCGAAATTGTGCTCTACCAGCCGGAGGGAGAGGTGCGGCTGGAGGTACGCGTGGAGAACGAGACGGTGTGGCTTACGCAGGCGCAAATGGCGGAATTGTTTGATACGGATAGAACTTCCATTACCAAACACATTCGCAATATCTACCAGATCGGGGAATTAGATGAAATTTCAACTTGTGCAAAAATTGCACAGGTTCGAATAGAGGGTGGAAGGGAAATCGCTCGCAAAATGCCATTTTACAACCTAGACATGATAATCTCAGTTGGATACAGGGTGAATTCAATATCCGGCGTAAAATTCCGTCGTTGGGCAAACCAGGTCTTGAAAGACTACATGCTCAAGGGCTATGCCGTGAACCAGCGGAAGATCGCGACGGATTTGCAGATTGTGGACCGTCTGCATGAGCAGCGGCAGCTCATTGAGAACCAAGGTGCAGAAATCGCTGACGTACGAAAGTCTGTCACCGAACAAGATTCCCGCCTTTCTGCGGTCGAGCAGCGAATAGATTTCTTCGTGAACGCGGCGCAGGCGCCAACCGGCGGCATTCTCGCAACAGGAACTCGTTTCGACGGGTTTGTGCTGATTGCGGATCTCGTGAAGTCAGCCAAGCGTTCCGTGGTGTTCATCGACCCATTCGCCACCATCGAGGTGCTGAAATTCGCAGCGATGCGCGCGAAGGGCGTGCAGGCGATTGTTTATTCCGCGCGTATCACTCCGGAGTTTAGGGCAGCTGCAGATTTACACAAAAAGCAGTATCCTGGCCTGGATTTAAAGACAATGCGCACGATTCACGACCGCTTTTTGCTCGTCGACGACAAGGTGTATCACTTCGGGGCCTCGTTCAAGGATATGGGTAACGAAATGACAGCATTCAGCGTCTTGGACTTTGTGACCCCCGTAGAAGTCATCGAGAAAATCCAGGAGAGCATGAAAGGGCGGTGA
- a CDS encoding site-specific DNA-methyltransferase, giving the protein MKSLANIIYSCFKDKGEFSLKDAYSENSDKPKETVRARIYDNLGVKFERVAKGLYKTIEGDESCVVIEGDGRDLSMLGDASIDCILTDHPWLDKKSNKGGDRNFATYDCFRYTLDDFKEKARVLKDGSFLVEILPAENENNYDYLYQIKKYAEQCGLLYYSKVTWKKGNFVSNTGRKSKNTQDVMIFSKGKARSLRIDAKKTKDTGTPQYMSGTTQMLPAMFDIPPVARKNKIHQSELPLTLCEKNLQFVTKQGETVLDTFAGSGVVGEAALNLKRNCILIELAHRNILKIRDRLAGNPFFREVFWKATPAPANLNG; this is encoded by the coding sequence ATGAAATCACTCGCAAATATTATTTACTCCTGTTTCAAGGACAAGGGCGAATTCTCGCTCAAGGACGCCTATTCCGAAAACTCCGACAAGCCGAAGGAAACCGTCCGCGCGCGCATCTACGACAACCTCGGCGTAAAATTCGAGCGCGTCGCCAAGGGCCTGTACAAGACAATCGAGGGCGACGAAAGCTGCGTCGTGATAGAAGGCGACGGCCGCGACCTCTCCATGCTCGGGGACGCCTCCATCGACTGCATCCTGACCGACCACCCGTGGCTAGACAAGAAGTCGAACAAGGGCGGCGACCGCAACTTCGCCACTTACGACTGCTTCAGGTACACCCTCGACGACTTCAAAGAAAAAGCCCGCGTGCTCAAGGACGGCAGCTTCCTCGTCGAAATCCTCCCCGCCGAAAACGAGAACAACTACGATTACCTCTACCAGATAAAGAAATACGCCGAACAGTGCGGGCTGCTCTACTACTCGAAAGTCACCTGGAAAAAAGGGAACTTTGTCAGCAATACCGGGCGCAAGTCCAAGAACACGCAGGACGTGATGATATTCTCGAAAGGCAAGGCGCGCAGCCTGCGCATCGACGCCAAGAAAACAAAAGACACCGGGACGCCCCAGTACATGAGCGGCACCACGCAGATGCTCCCTGCAATGTTCGACATCCCGCCCGTCGCAAGGAAGAACAAGATACACCAGAGCGAACTCCCGCTGACCCTGTGCGAAAAAAACCTCCAGTTCGTGACCAAGCAGGGCGAAACCGTGCTCGACACCTTCGCCGGCAGCGGCGTCGTGGGGGAAGCCGCGCTGAACCTGAAACGCAACTGCATCCTCATAGAACTCGCCCACAGGAACATCCTCAAAATCAGGGACAGGCTCGCGGGCAACCCCTTCTTCCGGGAAGTGTTCTGGAAAGCAACCCCGGCCCCCGCCAACCTGAACGGATAA
- a CDS encoding glutathione peroxidase, whose translation MANIYDFTLTDGKGNPVPLANFKGKVMLIVNTATGCGFTPHYKPIEQMYSDFHDKGFEVIDIPCNQFKGQTPGTDDEIHEFCTLNYGTEFPQMKKSDVNGPDALPLYTYLKSQKGFEGFGFGVKAAAMALLLKSIDKDYKNNPDIKWNFTKFVVDREGNVVARFEPTADMGDVRACVEKLL comes from the coding sequence ATGGCAAACATCTACGATTTCACGCTCACCGACGGCAAGGGCAACCCGGTCCCGCTCGCAAATTTCAAGGGCAAGGTGATGCTCATCGTGAACACCGCGACCGGCTGCGGATTTACCCCGCACTACAAGCCTATCGAGCAGATGTACTCCGACTTCCACGACAAGGGTTTCGAGGTCATCGACATTCCCTGCAACCAGTTCAAGGGCCAGACCCCCGGCACCGACGATGAAATCCACGAATTCTGCACGCTCAACTACGGCACCGAATTCCCGCAGATGAAAAAGTCCGACGTGAACGGCCCCGACGCTCTCCCGCTCTACACCTACCTGAAATCCCAGAAAGGTTTCGAAGGCTTCGGTTTTGGCGTGAAGGCCGCCGCCATGGCGCTTTTGCTCAAGAGCATCGACAAGGACTACAAGAATAATCCCGACATCAAGTGGAACTTCACCAAGTTCGTCGTGGACCGCGAAGGCAACGTTGTCGCGCGTTTCGAACCCACCGCCGACATGGGCGACGTGCGCGCCTGTGTAGAAAAGTTGCTCTAG
- a CDS encoding MarR family winged helix-turn-helix transcriptional regulator produces MNCPQLKLENQLCFPLYAASKEITRRYVPYLEPLDLTYTQYIVMLVLWEEKKCNVSELGKKLFLDSGTLTPLLKKLEAKGYIQRTREQSDERCLSVSLTAEGESLKRKAASVPKSMASCVNLSDAEAKTLYTLLYKVLEGFGG; encoded by the coding sequence ATGAACTGCCCCCAGCTAAAACTCGAAAACCAGCTGTGCTTTCCGCTGTATGCCGCGTCCAAGGAAATCACGCGCCGCTACGTCCCGTACCTGGAACCGCTCGACCTCACGTACACGCAGTACATAGTGATGCTCGTGCTCTGGGAAGAAAAAAAGTGCAACGTCTCGGAACTCGGCAAAAAGCTGTTTCTCGATTCTGGGACGCTCACCCCGCTTTTGAAAAAGCTCGAAGCCAAGGGCTACATCCAGCGCACCCGTGAACAAAGCGACGAGCGCTGCCTTTCCGTAAGCCTCACCGCCGAAGGCGAATCGCTCAAGCGCAAGGCCGCAAGCGTCCCCAAGTCCATGGCCAGCTGCGTGAACCTCTCCGATGCCGAAGCCAAGACGCTTTACACCCTGCTGTACAAGGTTTTGGAAGGGTTTGGGGGGTAA
- a CDS encoding ATP-binding protein, with amino-acid sequence MDLKRKSEKLIREWLKNSPKKALLVKGARQVGKTHAIRRVLTAEHADFFEINLIETPAAVDVLAAAQTVDDLVLGFSALSTQKLEKGKTIIFIDEVQKYKEMITKIKFLVEEGSFRYVLSGSLLGVELTNLDSAPVGYMTTVEMFPLDFEEFLQITNIDDNIISSLRSSFENRTPVMDAVNQKMLDLFTRYLIVGGMPEAVSNFADNSNLNDVMRIHRDILSQYKLDFTQYETEDKRLLLTNAYELIPAELLKQNRRYIVTDLKKGLHFERVQSTFLWLKNAGVALSVFNSTEPRIPLKLNEKSSLFKLYFADVGMLTSEYGMNTKSMLLTKNQNLNAGGIYENAIAQELYSKGFLLYYYNSNRLGELDFVIEYNNRASPIEVKSGKDYTIHSAMNNCLANSEYQMQEGFVFANCNVSQKGKVTYLPTYMVMFLQKDSEQIVLDKIEF; translated from the coding sequence ATGGACTTGAAGCGCAAGAGCGAAAAACTCATTCGGGAATGGCTCAAAAACAGCCCAAAAAAGGCCTTGCTCGTAAAAGGTGCCCGCCAGGTGGGGAAAACCCACGCCATCAGGCGCGTACTGACAGCAGAACATGCGGATTTCTTTGAGATAAACCTCATCGAAACCCCTGCCGCGGTAGATGTTCTTGCCGCAGCGCAAACTGTCGACGATCTTGTTCTGGGTTTTTCGGCCCTGAGCACGCAGAAACTGGAAAAAGGCAAGACAATCATTTTCATTGACGAAGTCCAGAAATACAAGGAGATGATTACCAAAATCAAGTTCCTTGTGGAAGAAGGGAGTTTCCGGTATGTCTTGAGCGGGTCGCTCCTTGGAGTGGAGCTGACAAATCTCGATTCTGCGCCTGTGGGCTACATGACTACAGTGGAAATGTTCCCGCTGGATTTCGAAGAATTCCTGCAAATCACGAACATCGATGACAACATCATTTCTAGTTTGCGCTCGTCCTTCGAAAACCGGACGCCTGTCATGGACGCGGTAAACCAGAAAATGCTGGACCTGTTCACGCGCTACCTTATCGTGGGCGGCATGCCGGAGGCCGTGAGCAACTTTGCGGACAACAGCAACCTGAACGATGTCATGCGGATCCATCGCGACATCCTGAGTCAGTACAAGCTCGACTTTACCCAATACGAAACAGAAGACAAGCGCCTGTTATTGACAAACGCTTACGAACTGATTCCTGCGGAACTTCTGAAACAGAACCGCCGGTACATTGTGACGGACCTGAAAAAAGGGCTCCATTTTGAACGTGTACAAAGCACGTTTCTCTGGTTAAAAAACGCTGGCGTCGCACTTTCTGTTTTCAACAGCACCGAGCCAAGGATTCCGCTCAAGTTGAACGAAAAAAGCAGTTTGTTTAAGCTTTATTTTGCGGATGTCGGCATGCTCACTTCGGAATACGGAATGAATACGAAGTCCATGTTGCTGACAAAAAATCAGAACCTGAATGCGGGCGGAATCTACGAGAACGCCATTGCGCAGGAACTCTATTCAAAAGGATTCCTGCTTTACTACTACAATTCAAACCGCCTGGGCGAGCTTGATTTTGTAATCGAATACAACAACCGCGCATCGCCTATCGAAGTGAAGAGCGGCAAGGATTACACAATTCATTCCGCCATGAACAACTGTCTTGCGAATTCCGAATACCAAATGCAGGAAGGCTTCGTCTTTGCAAACTGCAACGTCTCCCAAAAAGGGAAGGTGACATATCTGCCCACCTACATGGTCATGTTCTTGCAGAAAGATTCAGAACAGATTGTTCTAGATAAGATTGAATTTTGA